A single window of Lytechinus variegatus isolate NC3 chromosome 8, Lvar_3.0, whole genome shotgun sequence DNA harbors:
- the LOC121420434 gene encoding zinc finger protein 525-like, giving the protein MPEQVHREALEMMLKENFSSVQYAVEDLKGRQALDRHMRSHSEEMPHECTICKKRFWQRSDLRKHFQLHPEGKPYSCCLCEKRYFDNADLRAHMSVHSRKNHHPCSFCNEIYVSRSELDAHVKTHAYEKPYQCTDCNLRFCSNAALQAHKRIHSGERPFTCSFCNKTFTAPSLMRTHLRVHTGEKPYECSVCGDRFSFNTQLVVHKAKHTGVKPHLCSICGKGFWRKNCLNRHAKTHAGKIHHPKTRIDDKPYQCPDCSLRFKRFSWFQTHRSTHKEQNIKPLKCPYCPRTCASSSQLKVHTRIHTGEKPYECSQCGDRFSFNNQLMDHKNKHRGVKPYSCPLCEKGFWRKNCLNRHIVTHERKKESGLVPRMKTHAN; this is encoded by the coding sequence ATGCCAGAGCAAGTCCATCGGGAAGCACTGGAAATGATGCTGAAGGAAAACTTTTCATCTGTGCAGTATGCAGTAGAGGATTTAAAAGGGAGGCAAGCTTTGGATAGGCATATGAGAAGCCATTCAGAAGAGATGCCTCATGAATGTACAATCTGCAAGAAAAGATTTTGGCAGAGATCCGATCTGAGGAAACATTTCCAACTCCATCCAGAAGGAAAGCCATATTCATGCTGTCTTTGCGAGAAACGATATTTCGACAACGCTGATCTCAGAGCTCATATGTCAGTCCATAGCAGGAAAAATCATCACCCTTGCTCATTTTGCAATGAGATATACGTTAGCCGGTCTGAACTTGATGCACATGTTAAAACCCATGCTTATGAGAAACCGTATCAGTGTACGGATTGCAATTTGAGATTTTGTAGCAATGCTGCACTCCAGGCTCATAAGAGAATCCATTCAGGTGAAAGGCCTTTTACCTGCTCCTTTTGCAACAAAACATTCACCGCACCTTCTCTGATGAGGACACATTTGAGAGTCCACACAGGTGAGAAGCCCTATGAGTGCTCTGTGTGTGGCGACAGATTTTCCTTCAATACACAACTTGTGGTTCACAAGGCAAAGCACACAGGAGTAAAGCCGCACCTGTGCTCAATCTGTGGAAAGGGGTTTTGGAGAAAAAACTGTTTAAATAGACATGCAAAGACTCATGCAGGAAAAATTCATCACCCTAAAACCCGCATTGATGATAAACCGTACCAGTGTCCAGACTGCAGTTTGAGATTTAAGCGATTTTCTTGGTTTCAGACTCACAGAAGCACccataaagaacaaaatatcaagCCATTAAAATGCCCCTATTGTCCAAGAACATGTGCTTCATCTTCTCAGCTCAAAGTACACACCAGAATCCACACAGGCGAGAAACCCTATGAATGCTCTCAGTGTGGTGACAGGTTTTCCTTCAACAACCAACTCATGGACCACAAGAACAAACACAGAGGGGTCAAGCCATATTCCTGCCCCCTTTGTGAGAAAGGATTTTGGAGAAAAAACTGTTTGAATAGACACATTGTGACTCacgagaggaaaaaagagagtgGTCTTGTACCGAGAATGAAAACCCATGCCAATTGA